ATCACCTGCATCGGGACTGATGCCTTTAAGAATTGTCTTGGTCATTTATGCTAAAACAATATCAGCACATCGCAACACTAGCATCTGGAGGAGATTGATTCACTAGCTTGGATTGTTCAGGGGGTCGAGGTTGAAGTCGAAAACGGGGAACTGGTGGTGGTAGAATGTCGTGAGGCGTTATACTAAGACCAAATCAACGAGCCATATATCATATGTAAATTCGTGCAGACCTTGGAAGAGTTTTCCACATTACCAGCCGACGCGCAAACGTACCCACTTAACAAGTGATATGGCTCGCCGAAAATGTCTCTATTATCAATCCATCTTCGCTCGCTCGGTAACTGCGGGGAGCAAGAAGGGAACATATACTGGGCGAACACTCGGTATGTCGGTAGATCAGCGCTGCCACCAAGGGTTATCGATCCATTCTCGGCATGTACGGACACATATACAGCTGTTGGGTCTCGGCGTCTCGCTCTCATACTTTAGGTAGTGCAGACAAGTCGTAACCTATATATAATCAGGTGCATGGGCGATTGCAAAACTGGATACGAATTATTTCAACCAGTAAATTATGTTGATCCCTTCTGGCGGACATGGTGAAGCATGGAGGCGGTTCTTTAGGATCCTGTCGGTTATTTTATTGCCTGTGGGGTTGTGGTCAATATTTTGGATTCCAAGGAGCAAGGGCGAGAATGCCGATGCAAACGATAAATTGGCAAGGATGGATCTTCCAGGATGTTTCATGTGAGTCAATGTTCGACGAACAATTTGCTGAATGAGATCTTACGGTAAGATATGTCCAGGATGCTAGTCGTCATCGTTCTCTTGATACTCGCTTTAAGAACTCTCGGCGCCTCAAATGGCTGGTCCACGCCCGGTTCCATTGCccccctcatcatctccaccattCTTTTCCCAGGTTTCTTCATCTGGGAACCGCGCATCAAGCCCACCCACgcacttcttccaccatcagTATGGCGATATCATAATTTTACCCTTTGGATCGTCTTTGCTCTCCTTGGCTATACCTGGTAGTCGGTTAATTTTTTCGCGTTCATTGAGTATTGGATGGATTATATGAGTGAAAAAGCGATCATCGTTTCCTTACGGGTCTTGACGGCGGAAGGCATACCTCCTATGGAGGTCGCCATCATTCTTACTAAATGGGGGCGATTAATGGAGTGGCCTAGGATCTCGATCGCATGTGGCGCTCTGCTGGGTATAGCGGCGTATATCATGTTCGCCATGTCCATATTTTCCGGCACGAATATTGGGAGGTATTACTGGCGCTACGTGTTTCCAGCCAGGCTTTTTGGGACAATGGGAATGCACGTTGTCTTTACCGCTacaaggtgagttttcTCCCAAAAATCTCAACCTTCCGCAAAGTGATCGTACGAGTCCTGATCTAATCCGTCCAAACCAAGTGTTGGTGCGATGTGCACTGTCCCTGAAAACATCGGAGGTGTAGCGGGCGCTACTTTGCAAGTGGCGTATCAAGTCGGAGCTGCTGTATCCTTTGCTGTGCAAGCTGGACTGTTTACTGTCAAATGAAGGGGGGATATCCAATTTCGACAATCTCAGAGCTTCATTCTACTTTGAGTTGGGTTTCGTTGCGTTGTGGTTGACTGGTTTCTTGTCGTTTTATAGACCATCAAATAATGCAGAGATATCCGGCGGGGAGGGACACAGAGAGAATTGTGGTTGGTCATTAGGGCAAGTTCTAATTATTGATATTTATTGGTATACGCATATCCGGAAAGACGTATGTCGTAAGAATGTATAATTATACCGTCTAAGCTCTTTGGCTCAAGTCAGGCTTAGAACGCCATCATCCGTGTTCGGCATTCTCCTCCCTAGCATCTTGCTCAGCCTTCTGAACAAGTCCCCAAATAGTAAGACCGGCACACTGCAACAATAATAACGAAACGAGCGGCATCCTGACTTCGATATTTTCCCCAGGAACCAGAGATAATAGAAGTGAGTTCTCGTAATCTTTTTCACTGCAGGTTTTTTTATGTTTATTTATTATGCATTTTTATGGAAAGGTTCCGGCGCAAGCCACGTAAGCTTGCGGGATTTCGGCGTTTTGATTCAATTTGGCGGAGGCCGGATGAGTGGTCACATCATCGCCTTGTTCTTGGCttgtttctttctttctctttctctcttctctttcattcttctttctcgttATTTGTTTGTATTTCTCGTATCTTGGCTCGTTCGCCACGACCTCTCTTTCTGCACGCTCAGTTCTATCGGGCTGTGAGCCCCAAGGGCACGCTTTAAACTTGTGAGTCattttcctttgcctctGCGTTCAttctcttttcccatcCACTTTAGAAGATTATACAAAGAGTCGCTACTGGTTTTCTGTCTCATTTCAACGTTCGCGTTCGATTTCGATGACGAGGCCGCAATGTGAGCTACAGACTCATGCACCACCCTCTGATACATCACCTTATccttgttttttttttactgTGTGCTGCGGAACAGGGCTGACCAATGAAATAGTATATCAAGATGTCACAATATGACCCCATCCAGGGGGGATTGGAATCATCGGCCGGCCCCGAGAGCTCTGCGCAAACATCTATCCATTCTGCTCGCAGCTCCCGCCATCGTCCACGACGACATGCATCAATACCTGACCCTGGGGAAATGGATGCTGCCTTTGATGGTCCCGATGTTGACAATGATGAATTTGACCAAGGTGAGACGCATGGACTGTTAAATAATACTAGAGATCGGGGGATGCCAGGCGATTACGACTTTGAGCGTGATTATGTGAGCATGCATTTTTGTACACCTACCCAGCACAGTACAGCCAGGCTGACTGCACAAGTAGACATTGCCGCCACCGTCTCCACCTCCGTTTGAGCCTTATTCTGCACATAATCCAGCACCAGGCAATTCACATGGAATCATCCCTACGACAGTTCCTGCTCGACCGAGACGAGCTCCACCGCGTCATTTCCTTGGGGGTCTGTTACCGTCGTCGTTTTTACCCCGTCAACAGTCACCGGCTCCGTCTGCAGGTCGAGCggttggaggaggaatgagTGGAGTGTTTGACAATTTGGCTGCGAGGCCTGATAGGCACACAATAGCGGAAGGCGAAGGGGGTTTGCAGTATGTTCCCGAGGATGAGTCAAAAGACGCGCCTCCAGTAGGTTCAAAGCCTTTTTGTGGCGTCTCATTCAATATTGACAGTATCTAGTCATATCAAGCGGCGCTTCGAGATGCTGTTCCACCGTATTGGGATACCACCGTCGTCCTACCCTCCTCTAGTTCTCCTTTCGGCCCCTTGTCCAGTTCTATCAGCGGTGATGAGATCCTTATTGACGGTATGCCGAGCGGCAACTTTTTCAGCTTCCTCTGGAATTGTAAGTCTCCCTATTAATCTACATAGAGCATGATCTTGACGAGCGAAAAGTGGTTGTCTCTGCATCCTTCCAATTCGTTGGTTTCCTCCTCACCTACGTCCTCCATACTACCCATGCTGCCAAGTACGGCTCGCGTGCTGGTTTGGGTCTCACTCTTATCCAAGTCGGTTTAAACCTCCGTTCAAAGGCGCAAGACCTCATGAAGAACAACACCTTCCCCGCTGCTTCCTCCGATCCATCTGACCCCGATCCCCCCGCTAACCATGTTCCATCCGACGAGGAGATTGCGGAGAATGCCATCGAAGCCATCTGGGGTCCTGGGAATTCCCCATGGCCTGCGCAGTTCAGGGAACCAGGCACAGGGGAGAATGGACCCGTCACCATTGTGCACAACACACACGAGGCAGAAATGTGGGCTATGGCTCATAACACAACCCTCACCCAGATGCTAAATCTTCCATCGGCTGCAGATGTGGGGCGTGCAAATGAATGGTTTAGCTTTTTCCTCATGAGCATCGGATGGTTTATCGTGTTAACAAGTGTCGGTGGTTGGTGGAGAGTCAAGAGGTTTGAGAGGGGGTTGAGGGCTGCCCAGCAGGAGAGCGAGGCTGCACAGGCGGCTGCGGCAGCTAACACAGCTGctgaaaatggagaaaatgGCGCGACCGTACCGGAAGCAGATGAGTCTATCAACGCATCTACTACTCCGGTCCCCACTCAACCTGGTCCCAGCCAACTGTCCTACTATACGTCACCGTTCATAAGCGCCTGGCAAGGCGCTCGTCATATTCAAGAAGGTTTCCTCGGTCAGCACGGATCTCGTTcccaaggaaggagggggtTGGGTCTGTGGGGTGGACTGAGAGGGCAAGGTCATACGGCTGTTAGtcaggaagatgatgagcatgAGTTGTTGGATGCCCAAGGGTTTGGATTGGGGCCGATGGCGATTGATGTGGACGAAGCGCCGGGGGCGGAAGTAAGGCGTCAGCGTGGCTTATGGAATTAATTCCGTCCAGGGTCGTTTCGA
The Cryptococcus neoformans var. neoformans B-3501A chromosome 13, whole genome shotgun sequence DNA segment above includes these coding regions:
- a CDS encoding hypothetical protein (Similar to gi|46098813|gb|EAK84046.1| hypothetical protein UM03045.1 [Ustilago maydis 521], FASTA scores: opt: 478, E(): 5.1e-18, (31.544% identity (59.955% similar) in 447 aa overlap (131-542:296-706))) codes for the protein MSQYDPIQGGLESSAGPESSAQTSIHSARSSRHRPRRHASIPDPGEMDAAFDGPDVDNDEFDQGETHGLLNNTRDRGMPGDYDFERDYTLPPPSPPPFEPYSAHNPAPGNSHGIIPTTVPARPRRAPPRHFLGGLLPSSFLPRQQSPAPSAGRAVGGGMSGVFDNLAARPDRHTIAEGEGGLQYVPEDESKDAPPSYQAALRDAVPPYWDTTVVLPSSSSPFGPLSSSISGDEILIDGMPSGNFFSFLWNLVVSASFQFVGFLLTYVLHTTHAAKYGSRAGLGLTLIQVGLNLRSKAQDLMKNNTFPAASSDPSDPDPPANHVPSDEEIAENAIEAIWGPGNSPWPAQFREPGTGENGPVTIVHNTHEAEMWAMAHNTTLTQMLNLPSAADVGRANEWFSFFLMSIGWFIVLTSVGGWWRVKRFERGLRAAQQESEAAQAAAAANTAAENGENGATVPEADESINASTTPVPTQPGPSQLSYYTSPFISAWQGARHIQEGFLGQHGSRSQGRRGLGLWGGLRGQGHTAVSQEDDEHELLDAQGFGLGPMAIDVDEAPGAEVRRQRGLWN